One region of Maylandia zebra isolate NMK-2024a linkage group LG10, Mzebra_GT3a, whole genome shotgun sequence genomic DNA includes:
- the LOC101485723 gene encoding calpain-1 catalytic subunit isoform X1, whose translation MFRVGTPVLCITLSIYKRGCVLHMSHLAISRRDQLVVTVHRICRKTLIIIMAKSETCLVNLHYQDGSEGSPSNPAKFKNQDFAQIKADCLRKGELFVDNEFPPNGLSLGDLPDMSSSQESEVKWLRPADLLRKQGKKDQPAFSKDGMSRFDFGQGDVGNCWFLSAISALTFQENLMAQVVPMDQSFENYAGIFHFRFWRFGKWVDVVIDDNLPTIKKQLLFVSSKCGNEFWAPLLEKAYAKVCGSYADMHAGFPSEACKDFTGGVNQTYNLKEMNSAGHGDLWLTLNRATRCQSLICCWTYHEEGALVSDTGLVNGHAYSITGVTKVELNGSKVRLVRVMNPWGQQEWNGKWSDKSDLWDKVSPEVRKKCFNHDDGEFWMQMEDFCSYFAYVSICCETPNFLDGDLKCQWNCMIYDGSWVAGKSAGGNVKHSTFATNPQYRIQVTVIDKKEPGDKNIMLSLMQKPHQGNRNEIRLHRTRLTIYKIPPGTPKRRLQQDFFQRNSPVKAEKTYRSERDHIELHSLEPGEYVIIPSTKEPNITADFALAVYTKTDE comes from the exons ATGTTTAGGGTTGGGACTCCAGTCTTATGTATTACATTGTCAATATATAAAAGAGGGTGTGTGCTGCACATGTCACATCTTGCAATTTCAAGGAGGGATCAGTTGGTTGTCACCGTGCACAG AATCTGTCGGAAGACTTTGATCATCATcatggctaaatctgaaactTGTCTCGTCAACTTGCATTACCAGGATGGCAGCGAGGGAAGCCCCTCCAACCCTGCCAAGTTCAAAAATCAGGACTTCGCTCAGATAAAAGCTGACTGCCTCCGGAAAGGAGAACTGTTTGTGGACAATGAGTTCCCACCAAACGGTCTTTCTTTGGGTGACCTGCCTGATATGAGTTCCTCACAGGAGAGTGAAGTGAAATGGCTTCGACCAGCA GATTTATTGAGAAAACAAGGAAAGAAGGATCAGCCTGCTTTCAGTAAAGATGGTATGTCACGATTTGACTTTGGACAAGGCGACGTGG GTAACTGCTGGTTTTTGTCTGCAATATCTGCGCTGACCTTCCAAGAAAATCTGATGGCACAAGTTGTGCCAATGGACCAGTCCTTTGAGAACTATGCAGGAATATTTCACTTCAGG TTCTGGAGGTTTGGAAAGTGGGTAGATGTTGTCATTGATGACAATCTGCCAACGATCAAAAAGCAGTTACTGTTTGTGTCCTCGAAATGTGGAAATGAGTTCTGGGCTCCTCTGCTGGAGAAGGCATATGCCAA AGTTTGTGGCTCGTATGCAGACATGCATGCTGGGTTTCCATCAGAGGCCTGCAAAGATTTCACTGGAGGTGTAAACCAGACTTacaacctgaaggagatgaACTCAGCTGGCCATGGTGATCTTTGGCTCACATTAAACAGAGCAACTAGGTGCCAATCACTGATTTGTTGTTGGACTTACCACGAAGAg ggtGCTTTGGTCTCTGACACTGGATTGGTGAATGGCCATGCCTATTCCATCACAGGTGTCACTAAG GTGGAATTAAACGGCTCCAAAGTACGACTGGTGCGAGTCATGAACCCATGGGGCCAACAGGAGTGGAACGGAAAATGGAGCGACAA GTCAGATTTGTGGGACAAAGTAAGTCCAGAAGTTCGAAAAAAGTGTTTCAACCATGACGACGGAGAGTTCTG GATGCAAATGGAGGACTTCTGTTCCTATTTTGCTTACGTATCCATCTGCTGTGAGACCCCTAACTTTCTTGATGGAGACTTAAAATGTCAGTGGAATTGCATGATTTACGATGGCAGCTGGGTAGCAGGGAAATCTGCAGGTGGCAATGTGAAACACT CCACCTTTGCAACAAACCCTCAGTATCGCATTCAAGTGACTGTTATAGACAAGAAGGAGCCGGGAGACAAAAACATCATGCTCTCCCTGATGCAGAAACCTCATCAGGGAAATCGCAATGAGATACGCCTCCACCGAACTAGACTTACCATCTATAAG ATTCCACCAGGG ACTCCAAAACGACGCCTGCAACAGGATTTCTTTCAGAGGAACAGCCCTGTGAAGGCAGAAAAGACTTACAGGTCTGAGCGAGATCACATTGAACTCCACAGTCTGGAACCTGGAGAGTATGTGATCATCCCATCCACCAAAGAACCCAACATCACTGCAGATTTCGCTCTCGCTGTCTACACCAAGACTGATGAATAA
- the LOC101485723 gene encoding calpain-2 catalytic subunit isoform X4 has protein sequence MSSSQESEVKWLRPADLLRKQGKKDQPAFSKDGMSRFDFGQGDVGNCWFLSAISALTFQENLMAQVVPMDQSFENYAGIFHFRFWRFGKWVDVVIDDNLPTIKKQLLFVSSKCGNEFWAPLLEKAYAKVCGSYADMHAGFPSEACKDFTGGVNQTYNLKEMNSAGHGDLWLTLNRATRCQSLICCWTYHEEGALVSDTGLVNGHAYSITGVTKVELNGSKVRLVRVMNPWGQQEWNGKWSDKSDLWDKVSPEVRKKCFNHDDGEFWMQMEDFCSYFAYVSICCETPNFLDGDLKCQWNCMIYDGSWVAGKSAGGNVKHSTFATNPQYRIQVTVIDKKEPGDKNIMLSLMQKPHQGNRNEIRLHRTRLTIYKIPPGTPKRRLQQDFFQRNSPVKAEKTYRSERDHIELHSLEPGEYVIIPSTKEPNITADFALAVYTKTDE, from the exons ATGAGTTCCTCACAGGAGAGTGAAGTGAAATGGCTTCGACCAGCA GATTTATTGAGAAAACAAGGAAAGAAGGATCAGCCTGCTTTCAGTAAAGATGGTATGTCACGATTTGACTTTGGACAAGGCGACGTGG GTAACTGCTGGTTTTTGTCTGCAATATCTGCGCTGACCTTCCAAGAAAATCTGATGGCACAAGTTGTGCCAATGGACCAGTCCTTTGAGAACTATGCAGGAATATTTCACTTCAGG TTCTGGAGGTTTGGAAAGTGGGTAGATGTTGTCATTGATGACAATCTGCCAACGATCAAAAAGCAGTTACTGTTTGTGTCCTCGAAATGTGGAAATGAGTTCTGGGCTCCTCTGCTGGAGAAGGCATATGCCAA AGTTTGTGGCTCGTATGCAGACATGCATGCTGGGTTTCCATCAGAGGCCTGCAAAGATTTCACTGGAGGTGTAAACCAGACTTacaacctgaaggagatgaACTCAGCTGGCCATGGTGATCTTTGGCTCACATTAAACAGAGCAACTAGGTGCCAATCACTGATTTGTTGTTGGACTTACCACGAAGAg ggtGCTTTGGTCTCTGACACTGGATTGGTGAATGGCCATGCCTATTCCATCACAGGTGTCACTAAG GTGGAATTAAACGGCTCCAAAGTACGACTGGTGCGAGTCATGAACCCATGGGGCCAACAGGAGTGGAACGGAAAATGGAGCGACAA GTCAGATTTGTGGGACAAAGTAAGTCCAGAAGTTCGAAAAAAGTGTTTCAACCATGACGACGGAGAGTTCTG GATGCAAATGGAGGACTTCTGTTCCTATTTTGCTTACGTATCCATCTGCTGTGAGACCCCTAACTTTCTTGATGGAGACTTAAAATGTCAGTGGAATTGCATGATTTACGATGGCAGCTGGGTAGCAGGGAAATCTGCAGGTGGCAATGTGAAACACT CCACCTTTGCAACAAACCCTCAGTATCGCATTCAAGTGACTGTTATAGACAAGAAGGAGCCGGGAGACAAAAACATCATGCTCTCCCTGATGCAGAAACCTCATCAGGGAAATCGCAATGAGATACGCCTCCACCGAACTAGACTTACCATCTATAAG ATTCCACCAGGG ACTCCAAAACGACGCCTGCAACAGGATTTCTTTCAGAGGAACAGCCCTGTGAAGGCAGAAAAGACTTACAGGTCTGAGCGAGATCACATTGAACTCCACAGTCTGGAACCTGGAGAGTATGTGATCATCCCATCCACCAAAGAACCCAACATCACTGCAGATTTCGCTCTCGCTGTCTACACCAAGACTGATGAATAA
- the LOC101485723 gene encoding calpain-1 catalytic subunit isoform X3 has product MAKSETCLVNLHYQDGSEGSPSNPAKFKNQDFAQIKADCLRKGELFVDNEFPPNGLSLGDLPDMSSSQESEVKWLRPADLLRKQGKKDQPAFSKDGMSRFDFGQGDVGNCWFLSAISALTFQENLMAQVVPMDQSFENYAGIFHFRFWRFGKWVDVVIDDNLPTIKKQLLFVSSKCGNEFWAPLLEKAYAKVCGSYADMHAGFPSEACKDFTGGVNQTYNLKEMNSAGHGDLWLTLNRATRCQSLICCWTYHEEGALVSDTGLVNGHAYSITGVTKVELNGSKVRLVRVMNPWGQQEWNGKWSDKSDLWDKVSPEVRKKCFNHDDGEFWMQMEDFCSYFAYVSICCETPNFLDGDLKCQWNCMIYDGSWVAGKSAGGNVKHSTFATNPQYRIQVTVIDKKEPGDKNIMLSLMQKPHQGNRNEIRLHRTRLTIYKIPPGTPKRRLQQDFFQRNSPVKAEKTYRSERDHIELHSLEPGEYVIIPSTKEPNITADFALAVYTKTDE; this is encoded by the exons atggctaaatctgaaactTGTCTCGTCAACTTGCATTACCAGGATGGCAGCGAGGGAAGCCCCTCCAACCCTGCCAAGTTCAAAAATCAGGACTTCGCTCAGATAAAAGCTGACTGCCTCCGGAAAGGAGAACTGTTTGTGGACAATGAGTTCCCACCAAACGGTCTTTCTTTGGGTGACCTGCCTGATATGAGTTCCTCACAGGAGAGTGAAGTGAAATGGCTTCGACCAGCA GATTTATTGAGAAAACAAGGAAAGAAGGATCAGCCTGCTTTCAGTAAAGATGGTATGTCACGATTTGACTTTGGACAAGGCGACGTGG GTAACTGCTGGTTTTTGTCTGCAATATCTGCGCTGACCTTCCAAGAAAATCTGATGGCACAAGTTGTGCCAATGGACCAGTCCTTTGAGAACTATGCAGGAATATTTCACTTCAGG TTCTGGAGGTTTGGAAAGTGGGTAGATGTTGTCATTGATGACAATCTGCCAACGATCAAAAAGCAGTTACTGTTTGTGTCCTCGAAATGTGGAAATGAGTTCTGGGCTCCTCTGCTGGAGAAGGCATATGCCAA AGTTTGTGGCTCGTATGCAGACATGCATGCTGGGTTTCCATCAGAGGCCTGCAAAGATTTCACTGGAGGTGTAAACCAGACTTacaacctgaaggagatgaACTCAGCTGGCCATGGTGATCTTTGGCTCACATTAAACAGAGCAACTAGGTGCCAATCACTGATTTGTTGTTGGACTTACCACGAAGAg ggtGCTTTGGTCTCTGACACTGGATTGGTGAATGGCCATGCCTATTCCATCACAGGTGTCACTAAG GTGGAATTAAACGGCTCCAAAGTACGACTGGTGCGAGTCATGAACCCATGGGGCCAACAGGAGTGGAACGGAAAATGGAGCGACAA GTCAGATTTGTGGGACAAAGTAAGTCCAGAAGTTCGAAAAAAGTGTTTCAACCATGACGACGGAGAGTTCTG GATGCAAATGGAGGACTTCTGTTCCTATTTTGCTTACGTATCCATCTGCTGTGAGACCCCTAACTTTCTTGATGGAGACTTAAAATGTCAGTGGAATTGCATGATTTACGATGGCAGCTGGGTAGCAGGGAAATCTGCAGGTGGCAATGTGAAACACT CCACCTTTGCAACAAACCCTCAGTATCGCATTCAAGTGACTGTTATAGACAAGAAGGAGCCGGGAGACAAAAACATCATGCTCTCCCTGATGCAGAAACCTCATCAGGGAAATCGCAATGAGATACGCCTCCACCGAACTAGACTTACCATCTATAAG ATTCCACCAGGG ACTCCAAAACGACGCCTGCAACAGGATTTCTTTCAGAGGAACAGCCCTGTGAAGGCAGAAAAGACTTACAGGTCTGAGCGAGATCACATTGAACTCCACAGTCTGGAACCTGGAGAGTATGTGATCATCCCATCCACCAAAGAACCCAACATCACTGCAGATTTCGCTCTCGCTGTCTACACCAAGACTGATGAATAA
- the LOC101486205 gene encoding ras-related protein Rab-34 isoform X1: MRVCTSISCISMLPPVKKDRVITQLPKCFSANAALHTKEGFHPHVKAACQVQKADTVSFNVAKVIVVGDVAVGKTCLISRFCKGAFEKNYKATIGVDFEMERFEVLGVPFSLQLWDTAGQERFKCIASTYYRGAQAIIVVFDLSSVGSLAHARQWLEDAMKENDPSSVLLFLVGTKKDLSSPDLLAQIEQEAMRLSEEIKAEYWAVSAKSGDGVKDFFFRVASLTFEANVLSELERSGSRHVGDIIRITDSTETSHKPKKKPNCC; this comes from the exons ATGCGTGTGTGTACATCGATCAGCTGCATCAGCATGTTGCCACCTGTGAAGAAGGACCGGGTCATTACTCAGCTCCCAAAG tgtTTTAGTGCAAATGCAGCGCTGCACACCAAAGAAGGCTTCCACCCGCACGTGAAGGCTGCATGCCAGGTCCAGAAAGCAGACACAGTGAG CTTTAATGTTGCTAAGGTCATCGTCGTGGGTGATGTTGCAGTTGGCAAAACGTGTCTGATCAGCAG GTTCTGTAAGGGTGCGTTTGAGAAGAACTACAAAGCGACTATAGGGGTGGATTTTGAGATGGAGCGCTTTGAGGTGCTTGGTGTTCCCTTCAGTTTACAGCT GTGGGATACAGCAGGTCAGGAGCGCTTCAAGTGTATCGCTTCCACCTATTACAGAGGAGCACAAG CCATTATTGTCGTGTTTGACTTAAGCAGTGTGGGCTCACTGGCTCATGCCAG GCAGTGGCTGGAAGATGCTATGAAGGAAAATGACCCGTCCAGTGTCTTATTGTTCCTTGTCGGTACCAAGAAGGACCTCAGT TCTCCTGACCTGTTGGCTCAGATTGAGCAGGAAGCCATGAGGCTCTCTGAGGAAATCAAAGCAGAGTACTGGGCCGTGTCTGCAAAGTCAG GAGATGGTGTGAAGGACTTCTTCTTCCGTGTGGCTTCTTTGACTTTTGAGGCCAATGTTTTATCTGAGCTGGAGAGGAGCGGGTCGAGGCATGTTGGTGACATAATCA GGATCACagacagcacagagaccagCCATAAACCAAAGAAGAAGCCCAACTGCTGCTGA
- the LOC101486205 gene encoding ras-related protein Rab-34 isoform X3: MRVCTSISCISMLPPVKKDRVITQLPKCFSANAALHTKEGFHPHVKAACQVQKADTVSFNVAKVIVVGDVAVGKTCLISRWDTAGQERFKCIASTYYRGAQAIIVVFDLSSVGSLAHARQWLEDAMKENDPSSVLLFLVGTKKDLSSPDLLAQIEQEAMRLSEEIKAEYWAVSAKSGDGVKDFFFRVASLTFEANVLSELERSGSRHVGDIIRITDSTETSHKPKKKPNCC, from the exons ATGCGTGTGTGTACATCGATCAGCTGCATCAGCATGTTGCCACCTGTGAAGAAGGACCGGGTCATTACTCAGCTCCCAAAG tgtTTTAGTGCAAATGCAGCGCTGCACACCAAAGAAGGCTTCCACCCGCACGTGAAGGCTGCATGCCAGGTCCAGAAAGCAGACACAGTGAG CTTTAATGTTGCTAAGGTCATCGTCGTGGGTGATGTTGCAGTTGGCAAAACGTGTCTGATCAGCAG GTGGGATACAGCAGGTCAGGAGCGCTTCAAGTGTATCGCTTCCACCTATTACAGAGGAGCACAAG CCATTATTGTCGTGTTTGACTTAAGCAGTGTGGGCTCACTGGCTCATGCCAG GCAGTGGCTGGAAGATGCTATGAAGGAAAATGACCCGTCCAGTGTCTTATTGTTCCTTGTCGGTACCAAGAAGGACCTCAGT TCTCCTGACCTGTTGGCTCAGATTGAGCAGGAAGCCATGAGGCTCTCTGAGGAAATCAAAGCAGAGTACTGGGCCGTGTCTGCAAAGTCAG GAGATGGTGTGAAGGACTTCTTCTTCCGTGTGGCTTCTTTGACTTTTGAGGCCAATGTTTTATCTGAGCTGGAGAGGAGCGGGTCGAGGCATGTTGGTGACATAATCA GGATCACagacagcacagagaccagCCATAAACCAAAGAAGAAGCCCAACTGCTGCTGA
- the LOC101486205 gene encoding ras-related protein Rab-34 isoform X2, which produces MLPPVKKDRVITQLPKCFSANAALHTKEGFHPHVKAACQVQKADTVSFNVAKVIVVGDVAVGKTCLISRFCKGAFEKNYKATIGVDFEMERFEVLGVPFSLQLWDTAGQERFKCIASTYYRGAQAIIVVFDLSSVGSLAHARQWLEDAMKENDPSSVLLFLVGTKKDLSSPDLLAQIEQEAMRLSEEIKAEYWAVSAKSGDGVKDFFFRVASLTFEANVLSELERSGSRHVGDIIRITDSTETSHKPKKKPNCC; this is translated from the exons ATGTTGCCACCTGTGAAGAAGGACCGGGTCATTACTCAGCTCCCAAAG tgtTTTAGTGCAAATGCAGCGCTGCACACCAAAGAAGGCTTCCACCCGCACGTGAAGGCTGCATGCCAGGTCCAGAAAGCAGACACAGTGAG CTTTAATGTTGCTAAGGTCATCGTCGTGGGTGATGTTGCAGTTGGCAAAACGTGTCTGATCAGCAG GTTCTGTAAGGGTGCGTTTGAGAAGAACTACAAAGCGACTATAGGGGTGGATTTTGAGATGGAGCGCTTTGAGGTGCTTGGTGTTCCCTTCAGTTTACAGCT GTGGGATACAGCAGGTCAGGAGCGCTTCAAGTGTATCGCTTCCACCTATTACAGAGGAGCACAAG CCATTATTGTCGTGTTTGACTTAAGCAGTGTGGGCTCACTGGCTCATGCCAG GCAGTGGCTGGAAGATGCTATGAAGGAAAATGACCCGTCCAGTGTCTTATTGTTCCTTGTCGGTACCAAGAAGGACCTCAGT TCTCCTGACCTGTTGGCTCAGATTGAGCAGGAAGCCATGAGGCTCTCTGAGGAAATCAAAGCAGAGTACTGGGCCGTGTCTGCAAAGTCAG GAGATGGTGTGAAGGACTTCTTCTTCCGTGTGGCTTCTTTGACTTTTGAGGCCAATGTTTTATCTGAGCTGGAGAGGAGCGGGTCGAGGCATGTTGGTGACATAATCA GGATCACagacagcacagagaccagCCATAAACCAAAGAAGAAGCCCAACTGCTGCTGA